The Candidatus Nitrosymbiomonas proteolyticus genome has a segment encoding these proteins:
- a CDS encoding 2-desacetyl-2-hydroxyethyl bacteriochlorophyllide yields the protein MKLLLQSLSSGEIDLIDAPVPRPRPHEVLIRSQTTVISTGTEGMLLEFGRAGWIGKAKQQPDRVRDVLDKIKTDGLATTLEAVRRKLNQPIPLGYSHCGVVLAVGSAVSDISVGDRVASNGNHAEVVCVPKTLCVRVPAEIDDESAAFATLGAISLQGIRLLSPTLGESVAVIGVGLLGLLAVQMLVANGCQVLAFDPNESRCKLAEEFGAEACWVREGVDPVDRALAFTKGLGVDGVLITASASGSEIVQQSAKMSRKRGRVVLVGVTGLELNRRDFFDRELSFTVSCSYGPGRYEPDYEGRGVDYPPGFVRWSAQRNMEAFLELVRRGSVRVGPLITHRFEFEQAKQAYEALGSGAMGIVLRYRKFDGGQETQFQSRVRHSEPATARGKAVLGFIGAGNYATAVLIPAFKEAGARLKIVASGGHSSALAARTFGFEESTSDSVNVLDDPEVGAVVIATRHESHSRLAVEALQRGKHVFVEKPLALDLESLGALESAAHEAAARGVHLMAGFNRRFAPATEALRDLLAGIAEPKTFVATMNAGELPREHWTRDIEVGGGRILGEACHFIDLLRFLAGSPIVGVDARGMRGETPRTSPEDSACILLSFEDGSIGTVVYTAAGAKSYPKERIECFAGGKVAVIDNFKSLRLFGFGKLRLPALGKQDKGQKTLAAAFVNLVAHGGENPMALDEMFDGGKATVEAALRIRRQFDAEV from the coding sequence TTGAAGTTACTGTTGCAGTCGCTCTCGTCGGGTGAGATCGACCTCATCGACGCCCCGGTTCCTCGCCCTCGCCCCCACGAGGTGCTGATCCGCTCGCAGACGACCGTGATCTCGACGGGCACGGAAGGGATGCTCCTTGAGTTCGGGCGGGCGGGCTGGATCGGCAAGGCGAAGCAGCAACCTGACCGCGTGCGGGACGTTTTGGATAAGATCAAGACCGACGGCTTGGCGACCACGCTCGAGGCCGTGCGGCGCAAGCTCAACCAGCCGATTCCGCTTGGGTACAGCCACTGTGGAGTCGTCCTGGCCGTTGGCTCGGCGGTTTCGGACATCTCGGTGGGCGATCGGGTCGCCAGCAACGGCAATCACGCTGAGGTGGTCTGCGTCCCCAAGACCTTATGCGTTCGAGTTCCTGCCGAGATCGACGACGAGAGCGCGGCCTTCGCGACTCTGGGGGCCATTTCGCTGCAAGGGATTCGGCTCCTGTCTCCGACGCTCGGTGAATCGGTCGCGGTCATCGGCGTCGGCCTGCTGGGTTTGCTCGCCGTTCAAATGCTGGTGGCGAACGGGTGCCAGGTGCTCGCTTTCGATCCCAATGAAAGCCGCTGCAAGCTGGCGGAGGAGTTCGGCGCGGAAGCGTGCTGGGTTCGGGAAGGCGTCGATCCGGTAGATCGCGCCTTGGCGTTTACGAAAGGTCTCGGAGTCGATGGCGTCCTGATCACGGCGTCGGCCTCGGGTTCTGAGATCGTGCAGCAGTCCGCGAAGATGAGCCGGAAACGGGGACGTGTGGTTCTGGTCGGCGTGACCGGGCTAGAACTCAATCGGAGGGACTTCTTCGACCGCGAGCTTTCCTTCACCGTCTCGTGCTCCTATGGCCCCGGCAGGTATGAACCCGACTACGAAGGGCGGGGCGTTGACTACCCTCCAGGCTTCGTTCGTTGGTCGGCCCAACGCAATATGGAAGCGTTCCTCGAACTCGTGCGCCGAGGCTCGGTCCGGGTTGGGCCGCTCATTACCCACAGGTTCGAATTCGAGCAAGCCAAACAAGCCTATGAAGCGCTGGGTTCGGGGGCAATGGGGATCGTCCTCAGGTACCGCAAATTCGATGGCGGCCAAGAAACTCAATTCCAGAGCCGGGTGCGTCACTCCGAGCCCGCCACGGCGCGCGGCAAGGCCGTTCTTGGGTTCATAGGAGCAGGGAATTATGCGACGGCCGTCCTGATTCCTGCGTTTAAGGAGGCGGGCGCCCGACTGAAGATCGTCGCGAGCGGGGGCCACAGTTCGGCGCTTGCGGCCCGGACATTCGGTTTCGAGGAGTCCACATCCGACTCGGTGAACGTACTCGACGACCCTGAAGTGGGCGCCGTTGTGATCGCAACCCGCCATGAGAGCCATAGCCGACTTGCCGTCGAAGCCCTGCAGCGGGGAAAGCACGTCTTCGTCGAAAAGCCCCTCGCGCTCGATCTGGAGTCGCTCGGCGCATTGGAATCAGCGGCGCATGAGGCCGCGGCCCGCGGCGTCCACCTCATGGCCGGCTTCAACCGCCGGTTCGCCCCCGCCACGGAAGCCCTGCGAGACCTCCTCGCGGGCATAGCCGAACCCAAGACTTTCGTCGCGACCATGAACGCCGGAGAACTGCCGCGCGAGCACTGGACCCGCGACATCGAAGTCGGTGGCGGCAGAATCCTCGGTGAGGCCTGTCACTTCATCGACTTATTGCGCTTCTTGGCCGGGTCGCCCATCGTCGGCGTAGACGCCCGAGGCATGAGGGGGGAGACTCCGCGCACCTCGCCCGAGGACTCCGCTTGCATCCTCTTGAGCTTTGAAGACGGGTCGATCGGCACGGTGGTCTATACCGCTGCAGGCGCGAAGAGTTATCCTAAGGAGCGGATCGAGTGCTTTGCGGGAGGTAAGGTTGCTGTGATCGACAACTTCAAGTCGCTGCGGCTGTTCGGATTCGGCAAGTTGCGTTTGCCCGCCTTGGGCAAGCAAGACAAGGGGCAGAAGACGTTGGCGGCGGCTTTTGTGAATCTGGTCGCCCATGGGGGTGAGAACCCAATGGCGCTCGACGAGATGTTCGATGGCGGCAAAGCTACCGTCGAGGCGGCGCTCAGGATTCGAAGGCAATTCGACGCGGAGGTATAG